A genomic window from Solanum dulcamara chromosome 11, daSolDulc1.2, whole genome shotgun sequence includes:
- the LOC129872951 gene encoding 14 kDa zinc-binding protein, translating to MAAMSSLTLLRGPSIVKALGFIKTSNSIPRTLPALRHPLHSHRFYVAAAHDEEAAARAAAVNADTGAPTIFDKIIAKEIPASVVYEDRKVLAFRDINPQAPVHVLVIPKSRDGLTELGKAKQRHEDILGHLLYAAKIVAEKEGIVDGFRVVINSGPSACQSVYHLHLHVLGGRQLKWPPG from the exons ATGGCTGCTATGAGCTCTCTCACACTTTTGCG AGGCCCTTCCATAGTGAAAGCTTTGGGTTTCATAAAGACATCAAATTCCATACCAAGAACTCTACCCGCCTTGCGTCATCCCCTTCATTCTCACAG GTTTTATGTAGCTGCTGCACATGATGAGGAAGCAGCTGCCAGGGCAGCTGCTGTAAATGCTGATACTGGAGCTCCAACCAT ATTTGATAAAATCATTGCAAAGGAGATACCTGCTTCTGTGGTATATGAGGATCGAAAGGTTCTTGCTTTTCGCGATATCAATCCTCAAGCTCCTGTCCATGTTCTAGTTATCCCGAAGTCAAGGGATGGATTGACAGAGCTTGGAAAG GCTAAACAAAGACATGAAGATATATTGGGCCACCTCCTTTATGCTGCCAAGATAGTAGCAGAGAAAGAAGGCATTGTAGATGGTTTTCGAGTTGTCATTAATAGTGGTCCCTCTGCAT GTCAATCTGTATACCATCTTCACTTGCACGTACTTGGCGGAAGACAGCTGAAATGGCCCCCGGGTTAG